From Saimiri boliviensis isolate mSaiBol1 chromosome 9, mSaiBol1.pri, whole genome shotgun sequence, a single genomic window includes:
- the LOC101030295 gene encoding LOW QUALITY PROTEIN: ral-GDS-related protein (The sequence of the model RefSeq protein was modified relative to this genomic sequence to represent the inferred CDS: inserted 2 bases in 1 codon; deleted 1 base in 1 codon; substituted 1 base at 1 genomic stop codon): MEGALVTPTAEPAKVTFEVGEGLHLEQHQGSVCPCETEVYKATRDTMEGAPVAPTEEPAKVTFEVARHRGEAVEALVPAFLHRIISCYAICLGPSWNFIPVPNFVEKIFFLQCRSLVDALWMTLACMHFIWPELGLKNQQDIALIQAVLLEATKEDGEILLHVLSDRQFQYRFVEPVSPAALGAPGSLDSAPGPVTASGEEPPPRTMLELHPVPECPWPCPGXLKNHPSEELPDSMVLHARLLVEQLTLIDAVSHWALQDLFKKVVSYECLGSSWPQLNKMIKEHVSLTVCAPITQFHSVINCVITRYFGDHSMKAWGRSRVVQHWIKVARSSSRKYKDLFSKDIKLSGDLLMKVQWKLEDERSFCIVEHGKGLATQERNPQTAQMRVQKQKEGVVPFLGSFLTSPVPDAGPSPVGCTSPDPGDTGSSMEVQVLQEMHLLQMAAENYHLPPKELLEPQDSSWAGMDKETLVWLLVASQLPLYSTATSCHVAEAPIPVGLHHTFSTCSGWDPTRMLPRTLALQHPXPRQQTPGDNL, encoded by the exons ATGGAAGGAGCACTGGTGACTCCAACTGCAGAGCCTGCTAAGGTGACTTTTGAAGTTGGTGAGGGCCTTCACTTGGAACAGCACCAGGGCTCGGTGTGTCCCTGTGAGACAGAGGTCTACAAGGCAACTAGGGACACAATGGAAGGAGCACCAGTGGCTCCAACTGAAGAACCTGCTAAGGTGACTTTCGAAGTTG CTAGGCACAGGGGAGAAGCGGTGGAGGCCCTGGTCCCAGCCTTTCTGCATAGAATCATCTCCTGCTATGCCATCTGTCTGGGGCCTTCCTGGAACTTTATTCCTGTGCCCAACTTCGTTGAGAAGATATTTTTCCTTCAATGTAGAAGCCTCGTGGATGCTCTTTGGATGACT TTGGCCTGTATGCACTTCATTTGGCCTGAATTAGGCCTAAAGAATCAGCAGGACATTGCCCTTATCCAGGCTGTTCTTCTAGAAGCCACCAAGGAAGATGGTGAG ATCCTGCTCCATGTCCTCAGTGATAGGCAATTCCAATACCGGTTTGTGGAGCCAGTGTCACCTGCAGCCCTGGGTGCACCAGGATCTCTAGATTCAGCACCAGGGCCTGTGACAGCATCAGGGGAAGAGCCCCCTCCAAGAACAATGCTGGAGCTACATCCAGTCCCAGAATGTCCCTGGCCCTGTCCTGG ACTCAAGAACCATCCCAGTGAGGAGCTGCCTGACAGCATGGTTTTGCATGCCAGGCTGCTGGTAGAGCAGCTGACTCTGATAGATGCAGTTAGCCACTGGGCTCTGCAAG ATCTATTCAAGAAGGTGGTGTCCTATGAATGCTTGGGCTCCAGCTGGCCCCAGCTGAATAAGATGATCAAGGAGCATGTGTCACTCACTGTCTGTGCCCCTATTACCCAGTTTCACAGTGTGATCAACTGTGTCATCACACGTTACTTTGGGGACCACAGCATGAAGGCCTGGGGT AGGTCCAGGGTGGTGCAGCACTGGATTAAGGTGGCCAGG AGCAGctccagaaaatataaagatcTGTTCAGTAAAGACATTAAACTGAGTGGAGACCTGCTCATGAAGGTACAGTGGAAACTAGAAGATGAGAGATCCTTCTGCATTGTAGAGCATGGAAAAGG TCTGGCCACCCAGGAGAGGAACCCCCAGACAGCCCAGATGAGGGTGCAGAAGCAGAAGGAG GGGGTGGTCCCCTTCCTGGGGAGTTTCCTCACCAG CCCCGTGCCTGATGCAGGTCCAAGTCCTGTTGGGTGCACATCCCCTGACCCTGGTGACACTGGCAGCAGCAT ggAGGTCCAAGTCCTCCAGGAGATGCATCTGCTGCAAATGGCTGCAGAAAACTACCACCTTCCACCTAAGGA ACTGCTGGAGCCCCAGGACTCCAGCTGGGCAGGCATGGATAAAGAAACTCTGGTGTGGCTCCTGGTGGCCTCACAGCTTCCTCTCTATTCTACAGCTACAAGCTGCCATGTGGCTGAAGCTCCAATTCCAGTAGGCCTGCATCACACATTCAGCACCTGCAGTGGCTGGGACCCCACCAGGATGCTGCCCAGAACATTAGCTCTGCAGCATCCTTGACCCAGACAGCAGACACCAGGGGACAACCTCTAG